The proteins below are encoded in one region of Terriglobales bacterium:
- a CDS encoding substrate-binding domain-containing protein, producing the protein MESIRVLVSLITKDNDYQREQAVAAERAGTKLGMRVEVMYAASDAITQSQQLLEGIQASAEKRPHAIVFEPAGTGLQQVAAAAAKANVGWVILNRETDYIRDLRRQSSAPIFGVSSDHVEIGRMQSRQMQQLLPQGGQVLYVQGPSSSFAAQQRTQGMMEAKPENVQVRVLSGQWTETSAYQATISLMRLRTSRDSRVDLVCGQNDVMALGVRKALKEIVPEWSWIPFTGVDGMAGTGQRWVSEELLAATIIVPTNTDIALEILNKALLTKSQPQELTLVKPKSYPELEKLAPKHKDFALQQA; encoded by the coding sequence GTGGAATCGATTCGAGTACTTGTCTCGCTGATCACGAAAGATAACGATTACCAACGCGAGCAGGCTGTTGCCGCGGAACGAGCTGGTACCAAATTGGGAATGCGCGTCGAAGTAATGTACGCGGCCAGCGACGCCATTACACAAAGCCAGCAGCTCCTGGAAGGTATTCAGGCCTCAGCAGAAAAGCGCCCACACGCAATTGTGTTTGAACCTGCAGGAACGGGGTTGCAGCAGGTTGCGGCGGCCGCGGCAAAGGCCAACGTTGGGTGGGTGATTTTGAATCGCGAAACCGATTACATTCGCGACCTCCGCCGCCAGAGCAGCGCACCGATTTTCGGCGTCAGCTCCGATCACGTCGAAATTGGCCGCATGCAGAGCCGCCAGATGCAGCAGCTTCTTCCTCAAGGCGGACAAGTTTTGTATGTGCAGGGACCCTCGTCCAGCTTTGCTGCGCAACAGCGCACGCAGGGCATGATGGAAGCCAAGCCGGAGAACGTACAAGTCAGAGTGTTAAGCGGTCAGTGGACAGAGACAAGCGCCTATCAGGCGACGATCTCATTAATGAGGCTGCGCACCTCCCGCGACTCGCGCGTGGATCTCGTCTGCGGACAGAACGACGTGATGGCCCTTGGCGTGCGAAAAGCGTTGAAAGAGATCGTTCCAGAATGGTCCTGGATTCCGTTCACGGGAGTCGATGGAATGGCGGGGACCGGGCAGCGCTGGGTTAGCGAAGAACTCCTGGCAGCGACCATCATCGTACCCACCAACACGGATATCGCGCTCGAAATCCTAAATAAAGCTCTGCTGACGAAATCTCAACCGCAGGAACTTACTCTGGTAAAGCCGAAGTCGTATCCGGAACTGGAAAAGCTCGCTCCCAAGCACAAAGACTTTGCCCTGCAGCAGGCCTAG